The proteins below are encoded in one region of Ricinus communis isolate WT05 ecotype wild-type chromosome 6, ASM1957865v1, whole genome shotgun sequence:
- the LOC125370336 gene encoding uncharacterized protein LOC125370336: MALAELKELKELLQDLLNKDFIRPSASPKGAPILFVKKKDGTLRLYIDYRVLNKVTIHNRYPLPHIDYLFDQLQGAVYFSKIDLRSGCHQLRIRREDVPKMALRMRYGHYEFLKRRGARVAPEDGTSDFEGASVELNLRQRRWLELLKDYDCNILYHPSKANVMADALSRNSVGSLAYIAVRRRGQLTESCIDTHDQGREMEILESGALLADFRVSMGSRLCVPVVDNLRKEILEEAYCTTYSGWRTKKSYADLKQKHVEFSVGEYVFLKVSPMHRVMRFGKKGKLAPQ, from the exons ATGGCACTGGCCGAGTTAAAGGAGTTAAAAGAGCTGCTGCAGGACCTCCTGAATAAGGATTTTATTAGACCTAGTGCGTCTCCGAAGGGTGCTCCTATTCTATTcgtgaaaaagaaagatggtACTTTGCGCCTCTATATCGATTACCGGGTGCTGAATAAAGTGACGATTCATAACCGGTATCCGCTTCCTCACATCGATTACCTATTCGATCAACTTCAAGGAGCCGTGTATTTCTCTAAGATTGATTTACGATCGGGGTGTCACCAGTTGAGGATCCGTAGGGAAGACGTGCCAAAGATGGCACTCAGGATGCGTTATGGGCATTATGAGTTTCTG AAGCGAAGAGGAGCACGCGTGGCACCTGAGGATGGTACTTCAGACTTTGAGGGAGCATCAGTT GAATTGAATCTAAGGCAAAGAAGATGGTTAGAGCTTCTGAAGGACTATGATTGTAATATTCTTTACCATCCAAGTAAGGCGAATGTTATGGCTGATGCCTTGAGCAGGAATTCGGTAGGTAGTCTTGCTTATATCGCGGTGCGCAGAAGAGGCCAGTTGACTGAGAGTTGTATCGATACGCACGACCAAGGCCGCGAGATGGAGATATTGGAATCAGGTGCATTGTTAGCAGATTTCAGGGTTAG TATGGGCTCTAGGCTGTGTGTTCCCGTTGTGGATAATCTTAGAAAGGAGATTTTGGAAGAAGCTTATTGTACAACTTACAGTGGTTGGCGAACGAAA AAAAGTTATGCGGATCTGAAGCAGAAGCACGTAGAGTTCAGTGTTGGGGAATATGTGTTCTTGAAGGTGTCTCCTATGCATAGGGTGATGCGATTTGGCAAGAAGGGCAAATTGGCCCCTCAATAA